The following DNA comes from Naumovozyma dairenensis CBS 421 chromosome 4, complete genome.
AGGCATCGGAATTAAGTCACACTTGGAATGGGTAGTTTGGTATTCATCTATATCCACCAACGATTGAATGGAAAGCAACTCTCTTTCCCAGGTGGAAAAGAATTTGGAGGTTTTAGTAAGGTTCCTAATGATTTTTGTCTCAACTCCTTGCTTATCCTTGGATTTCAACACAATGAAACCTTCAATGAGGACAACATTTTCAGATATAGTGATCATTGCTCAATGTAGACGTAGATAGTTCCTTGGTGTTCTGTTACCTTGAGAGTAAATTACAATTGTTCGAGATTTCTAGTCacttaatatataaacaagTATTGAATACAGACGCgaaatgaataaagaataaagaataaacaACAGAGGGTTGATTATACCTCCTCTATGGATGTACCCATGGATATCCTACGAGTACTTATTTATGCTAGATCTATACCATGGTGAGAGCACCCATACATTCCGCATCTGCCTCAAGTTACTAATTTTTGACGACGAGGTTAATCGAAATTGGTCTCAACTTACTAATTTTCAACCAAGCGCGCAACTTCGCCCGCCTCAACATACAAAACACGGACTCGAATGACAAAAACACTAGTAAACACCGTAAGAAGGATACAAGAAATACAAATATCGTTTTCTCAAAAGCAAAAACCAGGAAAACACATACTGAAGCGCGCGGCctagaaaacaaaaaattaatttattaaacaattaaGGGTCTCGCGGAATTTGGAGGCAGAAAGGTGTAGGTCCTCACAATATTATCGCTTTTAACGTATATTTTGGGAgtttttgtttacttttgaaaaaatctaGCATAAGTTATGTACCGATAATTGGTCTACACTTTGCTCCTGACTGGCGATATGAATAGCTGAGCACAACCTAACAACGACTAAAACATCAATATTCTACATCAATCACCAATACTTTAATTtaacaatatatttaatatcatcacTAACTTTAGAAATCTAAAGCTAAATGTTTCAGCTGCTGTCACTCTCCCTGGTTGCAGTTATATTTAAAAAGGACTGATAAGATCCTGTAGGGTCATCAAAAGGACGTAACTAGCATCTTCGAGCACCGGATAGACTACTTTATggtgaaaataatatttatttcttatcCAAAAACTGACACCTTAactttgtttattataatacgtaaatataataactGGCtgttaaaatattataatttatcatctaTTATTTCTGGAAATgtaaatatgaatttaagtgagataataataaatcttgaataattttacaattCACGAAAGGAAACATTGATTAAACAAAAACTTTTTTACTTTTGAATGTCTATAAGTCGTCCTTGAATTAAATTCCCCGATCATTTAACAGGTCTTCATATATGGAACTTGCTCCTGATATTTACTTGGTACTATAGCAAAATCAACAAGTAGCTAAATATGGTACTCAAGAAAGAGTCACTAaggattttttttttttttatatgaaattttaataatttaccaaatgTTTTCAGTACCAATTGGCACACCCATTAACGATATGCTCGGTTTTTGCTCAGACGCTATTACATTAGGTGCACTGGGGCTTACCTTACCTTGGAAGAAAGTACCACAAGAGCTTATTTAATTTGCAACTGATAGTTTCTCAATTAAAAATAGTAGTATTAAGGATCTAACCAGGACTGTTGTTCCAAATGAATAAAGGTGTTCAACAGTTTCCATATTCGACTAATGTGTGCGTTGGATTCAGgtaaagaaacaagatcTGTATGCTGCTTACATTAATATTCCAGAAGTGGCATTTAGGTCACTTTGGTTTTGGGAACCGTTTGAAGGATACAGAATGGGCTTACTTTGGTTTCTAGTCAATAGCATATCTATGGTTTATAGAGGAGTTGGGTTTATCGAGACCATTTAACAGTATTTTGCCAACGAGCTGAAGCGAATTTACCATGGGGGACAGATCATAGAACCTTTCCGTTGATGgtcatatttatatagtGCCAACTAGAAGGTATTTgtaatatttgtttgtatATAGTAATAGATATATTTTACGCAAACGAGAGAACAGTGTAACCGAATAATAGATATGATATTACGTATAAAgcttcttttcttttacaTTCTTTATGTTTAAGGTCCACTATAAAACCATTTGCCACGACTGTAATAACttggttattattattattgattttatAGTTTGTAAGGTACCTGCttctatattttatatttctGACATTCAGTAAGAATGATCTCTGATACTCCTGGATGTCTGCACCTCGTGAAATGGGCTTTTTTGCTAAAGCGTCCTCTGGGTGGTCAACTAGGAGTAATCATTTTGAGGTAAATTGAGAACTCATTGGAGAGTAAGGTAATGAGTTACCATTATCGAAGTTCTGGTTGTTCTTTTCTACTGATAGCTCTccaaatatgaaaaatttcagttccttcttttcttttgtatTGTCTTATTACTTCTTCGATAAGAAATCGAGAATAAGAAGTATGAAGAAGAAcgattttttctttatgttTGCTACGAATTAATATATGTGGTATTTATCATTctgatttttcattaattttgtTAAGATCAAAAGCTTCGCAATAGGAAGGGGAAGCTATCGGAAATAAGTCGGTATCAAGAATCAAAGTGAATGTATAAATAGAGGAATAAACGTGAGCAATTATTGACATAGAAGGTACATTGGCTGTGCGATTTGTAGACCCCGTAAAGTGGAATGTGATACACAAATGGCTAATTGTTGGCGATGCAAGCAGAATTGAGGGTGGTAGTTATGATATCAAAATGCAATAGATTAATCTGATTAAGTTTGATAGATATGGCATATCAGATAATGGTATTTGACCTATATTTTCTCAGGAATACTATAGACTGCAttgtatagtatagtaCAGCATAAGCGATTCCTTTTTCCTTTTGCCGTTGAAGCTCAGTGGTTACGCGGATATTCACAAGTCCTCCGCGTTTCACTATTCCCACAGCCGATCGATGGATCATGTTCCAAAATTTAACATAGACAGATAAAACTGTCATCACATGAACGTCGTCTTCCATCAACAATGGAACGGAACGGAGGTTGGCATCCATAACTAGAACTATCACTAAGATTTTTCAAGCTGATATATGTCCCAATCAGAAGCTGACACAGGAATAAATGCAAACAAAAACCCTTTACCATGGATTTTGTCACTGTCAATGAATGGAAGTTAAGGAAACCATTTCCGGAgtcaagaagaaataatatttggtCATTcctttcaaattatttctttgataacAGTACATCAACTACAAGCACATCTACCGTGAAACACGACAGTTAGATTTTAGATGAACCTTCTACCTTTGCTCTGGATGACCGAGAGTCGTCAAGTTGGATTTTCAAAGAGTGCATcatgaaatatttcttaacTGATAAAGGGCGTAGCTTGTCTGACAAGGTTTAGAGACTCCGGTTCACAAGCAGATGTTAAGAGGCGATTACTACACTCTATTTATCTTAGGTCCAAACATATTTAAGGAAGATGGTTTTTATTCTTGTGATATCGAAGAAGCAGGTAAAGATTTATCGTACAGTGGATACACGTTATTTGGTATTTTTCTCCAGGTATTTATTCGTCATATACATTATCACGCAAATGTTCAATATGAGGGCTATTCTTATAAAGGATCCTATAAGATATCTGAGCGCCCCGTGAAACCAAATAGGCTGTTATATTCACCGCCCTCTCAATACTCCAATATTCCACTTCAAGCCTTTTTTTATGGATTTTCTCAAGAGGACGCAATAATATACAGGGATTTGTTGATTTTTACAGAATTAGAACAATCAGACGTGGTTATAAACCAACGATGGATAGAGTCTTAAATGTCTTTTTTGATCCACCGtatgaaatatatgtcATCCCTTCCCCACATGGGGACGATTCCAAGAAAGACATATATATCGAAGTGGATCATTGTGAAGACATCACGGATGAGGAGCGTCAAACTTACCAAGCTTACTTTATGCTGGAAATGCAATACATCTTGGGTGATAAATTGAACTACTCCACATTTTCTGAACTACTTGAGAATACAAATCATGCTTATTCTGGAAATGTATGCCGAGCTGAGTCTAATCATCTTGAATCGCCAGTCTCACCTTTATATGATGAGActaaaaattcaacaaaaatcGCATTACTACACCATTCCTCTTAATGAAACCACTGTTGGTCGGGAGCTGGAACTATttatgtaatttttttaggAACAGAGATTATATGCAAGAAACTGATGGtttattctttgaaattataaGTATGCTTTAGCAAGCATCAACTGCCAGGCGTTAGTGTTGTACTTTCATCTGATGATAGGTATGTAACAACTTTACCGTTAAGATTGATTAGAAAACTATCAATAATGAGGAACAGCCTTTCGGTACCATAACATTCGGTGCTCTCTGGTTAGCAATGTGCCTATCTAAATCCAAATTAGTTACAAAACTACAGTTACTTGGTTTTATAAAGACGAGAGAATAACACTGGTAAACCTTTGTTAAAGTTATTTTCTCATCtttataaatttatattattacgCGAGACGGGCATCTGTCCCATGGTAGGGCCAGATATTTGTTCTGAACTGCTTTTCGGTGTTGTTTCtgttgaaagaagaaataattaaGACTTAGTATCTGTACATACTAACTAGTAGTAAGGTAATATATCCAATATGGACAGTTACTATTATGTGACTACGCGAACAAAATAGAATTTTAGTGAAACCTGtcaaacaagaaaaataagaatgataGACTACTTTAAAGTACACTTCATATATTGTACtacatttatatattatataaaatgaTATAGAAAAGAAGTAAGCAATAACAACTTTAACTTATTGTACTAAATCTATTATAACATTAACTAATAGTGTATCTTAATTATGTCTGCTTCATCCAATGCTTTACAATATAATCACGTCAACAGTTTCTATTTTGTAGCCATAGAAGGGACTGACTTGGCAGTCGCCCGCATAAGTAgtgaataaataattacTAGAAAAAGCACTGCCATAACCATGAAGTAATACTCACTTGTATCTTTATGTGAAATGAAAGTACTGGTAGAAGTCGGTCCTCGCTGCGTCTCTGCGATAAGCTCATTACGAGCGAAAGTAGGAAGTAAATCCCAATTACGAAGCGCATCATCCAGGGTACAGATATGTGTTAATTCACCTGGGAAATACTTGTAATTGTAATGGGTGAAAGCCAATGTATAACCGAAGCGTGAAAAACAATGATTGGCTATTTCTTTCATGTGCGTAGTGTTTGTGGTTGTTCGGTTATTGAAGAGAATCAATGTTTCAGTCCTGTCAGTCGCTACGATTGTATCATTTGGCATTCCCCAAACTTGGGCACATCGCATTAAGTTCAAGGCATCCACCAAAGTCGTATTATCGCGGGGCAAAGGTGAGTCAATGATACCGTTCCTAATAGTGACTGCTAAAACGGTTCTCACTACcagaaaaaaaactaaaagTTGGGATATTGCTACcataattgattttttaataagAGGTTCAGTTACAGGTACGTAGGTTTCAACAATTACTACAATGCCAGGGTGGTAGTAAGTATATGTTTATGtaaaatacaaaatatatagagaTATTAGAAGCAACATAAAAGGCTCATAAACAAGGTagtaaaataaatacaGTTATATCTCGAGGCTTCAATGATAGCGAAGGGGCTGCCTGGCTAATAGTAAGATTTAAGTTACGTAAAGGGCTGCCTGAAACTTACGTACAGTCCGTAACTTACAGGAAATCACAGGTGAACTATTTTTCCGCTTCATCAGTAGTGACGCCTAAGCCGATCTAACAAGGAAtaattagaagaaataacGCAAAATGGAAATAGCTGATGTTGTAGAAAGTTGGACAAATTGTACTTACACTACACCAAAGATGACCCCCCAGGGTCACATCTCTCCACACTCTTGTAACAAAATACAAATCAAACTAAGAAAGGTCGTCCTTATTACATATTTTGCACAATATATCGCGATTGTATACCCATGTAGAAAGCAAGATACGTTGCTGATCAAGTCTGTACTGGTTATTTCGGCCTTTACTGAGTTAACATAGGGCTGAAGTTTAAAGATACATGAATGCTTCAATTGATCAATGTTAAGTCTCAAATGAGCTTAAGACTTTCTAAGAAATGTAAAAAATGTTTCCTTTTACAAATATAGGCTCGAGAAGAATCGAGCTACATCACTAGGTATATCGTTGAAAAAGTTTCACTCAAGTTCCTCGACGATATAAAAGTCGT
Coding sequences within:
- the NDAI0D00100 gene encoding uncharacterized protein, whose protein sequence is MVAISQLLVFFLVVRTVLAVTIRNGIIDSPLPRDNTTLVDALNLMRCAQVWGMPNDTIVATDRTETLILFNNRTTTNTTHMKEIANHCFSRFGYTLAFTHYNYKYFPGELTHICTLDDALRNWDLLPTFARNELIAETQRGPTSTSTFISHKDTSEYYFMVMAVLFLVIIYSLLMRATAKSVPSMATK